From a region of the Lactuca sativa cultivar Salinas chromosome 4, Lsat_Salinas_v11, whole genome shotgun sequence genome:
- the LOC128133863 gene encoding uncharacterized protein LOC128133863, with protein sequence MLGLELKKKSAIHKNQNVIYILHFIQTTLNINCELVILNSFTGVVMALTGFVLMMLVVCNGTNNQTNLVSFRSGNTIVAELHGEVGWPAMVNQNTLKEKTSSGMQGVNNEWCTLLHLLGCCLLSQAYLQSSWGSTEKKVNEAISCFF encoded by the exons ATGTTGGGActagaattgaaaaaaaaatcagctATACATAAGAACCAAAATGTAATTTATATACTTCATTTTATACAAACAACACTTAATATTAATTGTGAATTGGTAATCTTGAACTCATTTACAGGAGTTGTAATGGCCTTGACCGGATTTGTACTCATGATGCTTGTA GTGTGTAATGGCACAAACAATCAAACTAATTTGGTCAGTTTCAGAAG TGGGAATACTATTGTTGCTGAGCTACATGGTGAAGTTGGGTGGCCAG CTATGGTGAACCAAAATACACTCAAGGAGAAAACATCTAGTGGTATGCAGGGTGTAAACAACGAATGGTGCACACTTCTTCACCTTCTTGGCTGTTGTCTTCTTTCACAagcatatcttcaatcatcatgGGGTTCTACTGAAAAGAAAGTTAATGAAGCCATTTCTTGCTTTTTTTAG
- the LOC111877948 gene encoding snakin-2, with amino-acid sequence MGISKAFVASFLLSLFLLQLVQAFQPNQLDDTSNDNYPSTKIDCEGACAARCKLSKRPNLCNRSCGSCCGRCNCVPPGTSGNYESCACYANLTTRGNKKKCP; translated from the exons ATGGGAATCTCCAAAGCTTTTGTTGCTTCATTTCTTCTTTCTCTATTTCTTCTCCAACTTGTCCAAGCCTTCCAACCCAATCAACTC GATGATACCAGCAATGACAACTACCCATCCACTAAgattg ATTGTGAAGGGGCATGTGCAGCAAGGTGCAAACTATCAAAGAGGCCAAATCTATGCAACAGGTCATGCGGGTCATGTTGTGGAAGGTGCAACTGTGTGCCTCCGGGCACCTCGGGCAACTACGAATCGTGTGCTTGCTATGCAAATTTGACCACCCGAGGCAACAAGAAGAAGTGCCCTTAA
- the LOC128133508 gene encoding uncharacterized protein LOC128133508 gives MVKRRKVLPPPNVTGALHIGHALTAAIQCITMNKECASEQSHGLMTGPSNNIHKELKFDYVDNFDRHNSCFTNSVSPLQYHTTEKYQVKIIKCLVENIMVDISFNQLGGLCTLCFLEEVDNLINHNHLFKRSIILIKAWCYYESRILGALHGLISTYALETLVLYIFHVFNNSFVGPLEVLYRFLEFVSNFDWENFCVNLWGPVPVSSLPDVTGNSKSMFDFMLMWTYSYKIVAEPPRKDSGELLLNKVFLDACSSLYAVFPGGQDNQGQTFVSKHFNVIDPLRVSNNLGRSVSKGIFFKFILSS, from the exons ATGGTGAAGAGGCGAAAG GTTCTTCCACCTCCTAATGTTACTGGAGCTCTACACATTGGTCATGCTTTAACTGCTGCTATCCAG TGCATAACAATGAATAAGGAATGTGCTAGTGAACAATCTCATGGCCTTATGACTGGACCTTCAAATAATATCCACAAAGAACTGAAATTTGATTATGTAGATAACTTTGACAGACATAATTCATGTTTTACAAATAGTGTTTCACCTTTACAATATCATACAACTGAGAAATATCAG GTGAAGATTATAAAGTGCCTTGTTGAAAACATTATGGTAGATATATCTTTTAATCAACTTGGAGGATTGTGTACCCTTTGCTTTCTTGAGGAGGTTGATAATCTGATAAACCATAACCATTTGTTTAAGAGGAGCATTATACTAATCAAAGCCTGGTGTTATTATGAGAGCCGCATACTTGGTGCTCTCCATGGGCTCATATCAACTTATGCCCTTGAGACTTTGGTTCTTTACATATTCCATGTTTTCAACAATTCTTTTGTTGGACCTCTTGAG GTACTTTACCGTTTTCTGGAGTTCGTTAGTAATTTCGACTGGGAAAACTTTTGTGTTAACTTATGGGGTCCTGTGCCAGTAAGCTCACTTCCAGATGTGACTGGTAATAGT AAGTCAATGTTTGACTTTATGCTGATGTGGACATATTCTTATAAAATTGTAGCTGAGCCACCTCGTAAAGACAGTGGAGAATTGCTGTTGAACAAAGTATTTCTTGATGCTTGTAGCTCTTTGTATGCTGTTTTTCCTGGTGGTCAGGACAACCAAGGGCAAACTTTTGTTTCCAAACATTTTAATGTTATTGATCCATTACGTGTTAGCAATAATCTTGGACGCAGTGTCAGTAaaggtattttttttaaatttattttatcatCTTAA